A single genomic interval of Celeribacter indicus harbors:
- a CDS encoding AraC family transcriptional regulator has translation MLNSVGTEDIIGLGRRYPAGSHLEPHRHDRSQLLYGLTGTVVVTGTAGRWMMPPDSALWIPAQVLHEVDMVGEVHMRSLYLRPDLPLQMPRNCAVLSVSPLPRALLDEIAGGAAEATQKRKMLEKLVLVEIASRPILPLSLPLPEAGPMRDLCQAFSAAPDAHAKLDEWCVALNVSRRTFTRAFRTAIGLSFVEWRTRACVLAAISHLAEGQTVTRIAFDLGYDSSASFTAMFRRSTGSPPSRYRHGPDDPE, from the coding sequence ATGTTGAATTCCGTCGGTACAGAAGACATCATTGGCCTCGGGCGCCGATATCCGGCCGGCAGCCATTTGGAGCCGCATCGGCACGACCGCTCTCAACTGCTGTACGGGCTGACGGGGACCGTCGTCGTCACTGGCACTGCGGGACGTTGGATGATGCCGCCGGACAGCGCGTTGTGGATTCCCGCCCAGGTGCTGCACGAGGTCGACATGGTCGGAGAGGTTCACATGCGAAGCCTCTATCTCAGGCCCGACTTGCCTCTTCAGATGCCGCGGAATTGCGCCGTCCTCTCGGTCAGCCCGCTTCCGAGAGCGCTTCTCGACGAGATCGCCGGCGGCGCGGCGGAGGCGACGCAAAAGCGCAAAATGTTGGAGAAATTGGTCCTCGTCGAGATCGCGAGCCGTCCGATCCTGCCTCTTTCGTTACCCCTTCCCGAGGCGGGGCCTATGCGCGACCTCTGCCAGGCATTCAGTGCCGCCCCGGATGCTCATGCCAAGCTGGACGAGTGGTGCGTCGCCCTGAACGTGAGCCGGCGGACATTCACCCGTGCCTTCCGGACCGCGATCGGCCTCAGCTTCGTCGAATGGCGAACCCGCGCCTGCGTCCTGGCGGCGATCAGCCACCTTGCCGAAGGTCAGACGGTCACCCGCATCGCCTTCGACCTCGGCTACGACAGCTCAGCGTCTTTCACGGCCATGTTCCGGCGCTCCACTGGCAGCCCACCCTCCCGGTATCGACATGGCCCAGATGATCCCGAGTAA